In Oncorhynchus kisutch isolate 150728-3 linkage group LG11, Okis_V2, whole genome shotgun sequence, the genomic stretch TGCCCTCAcctgctccccctctccactcAGCACCTTGAACCCCTCCGAGGCAATCTCAATACTGGCCCGCATGGCCTCGTACTGCCGCTGCTGCTCCTCCTTCCCCAGGGGCAGCACGCCATTACGTACCCCGGACGTGATGTGGTTTGTCAGGTAGATGAGGCCTGAGGCCCCGACACCTGCCCTCTCTTCATTGTTGCTCTCCGTGTCGGTGGAATCCTGGCCACTGTGGCTGGGGGAGCCGTCCTTCTCGCTGGAGGCTGACTTGGACTTTGCGAGCAACAGAAGATTTTCGGCTGCGCTGTCCTTGGCTGACAGGCCGTGGCCCTCTGCAGGGGGCTTGTGGAGGGGGTACATGGAGCCCATGACCCCCATGTCAGAGGAGGTTGGGGAGGTCTGGATGAGCGGTCGGAGTGACTCGGCACCCAGGTAGTTGATGGCACTGTTGATGGCCTGGTCGATGACATGAGGCTGCATCAGTTCCCCCGGGCCACCCTCGAAGGAGATGTCGGAGAGGCGTTTCTCACCTGAGGGTTAGAAAGAGAAAACAGATGAATACCAATGTTAGACTacaattcaatttttt encodes the following:
- the ikzf1 gene encoding DNA-binding protein Ikaros isoform X3, with translation MGSKRALVLDRLANNVAKRKSTMPQKFVGEKRLSDISFEGGPGELMQPHVIDQAINSAINYLGAESLRPLIQTSPTSSDMGVMGSMYPLHKPPAEGHGLSAKDSAAENLLLLAKSKSASSEKDGSPSHSGQDSTDTESNNEERAGVGASGLIYLTNHITSGVRNGVLPLGKEEQQRQYEAMRASIEIASEGFKVLSGEGEQVRAYCCEHCRILFLDHVMYTIHMGCHGFRDPFECNLCGHRSQDRYEFSSHMTRGEHRY